The following are encoded in a window of Neomicrococcus lactis genomic DNA:
- a CDS encoding Nif3-like dinuclear metal center hexameric protein → MTSQAPSTPTLRQIMDGIEQLWPASLAETWDAVGLVAGRPEQPINRIIWVVDPTLEVVEDAIERGADLIIAHHPLMLKPVNGVSALTSKGRVVHRLIESQCALLTAHTNGDSAVGGVSDVLADILGLVDCEPLTRAANGLPEEGIGRVGRLESTTTLGDFAGKVYGILPKVAGGVRVSGPRDAMVSRVAICGGAGDSLFDAVRAANADVYVTADLRHHPALEAKEATLDGRPYLVDVSHFASEWMWLPAAAQSLINFAEDSGWEVDILVSSVNSDPWDFCLNG, encoded by the coding sequence ATGACTTCCCAGGCACCTTCAACTCCCACGCTGCGCCAGATTATGGATGGCATTGAACAGCTGTGGCCAGCGTCTTTGGCTGAGACATGGGACGCGGTGGGACTCGTTGCCGGACGGCCGGAACAACCCATCAATCGGATCATTTGGGTGGTGGATCCAACCCTCGAGGTAGTTGAGGATGCCATCGAGCGTGGAGCGGATCTGATCATTGCCCACCATCCGTTGATGCTGAAGCCTGTCAATGGCGTTTCGGCGCTGACTTCCAAGGGACGCGTGGTGCACCGACTGATCGAGAGCCAGTGCGCGCTCTTGACTGCCCACACGAACGGCGATTCGGCAGTGGGCGGCGTGAGCGATGTGCTTGCGGACATTCTTGGGCTCGTGGATTGTGAGCCGTTGACTCGCGCGGCGAATGGGCTTCCCGAAGAGGGGATTGGTCGTGTGGGACGGCTAGAGAGTACGACGACGCTGGGCGACTTCGCGGGCAAGGTTTACGGAATACTGCCGAAAGTTGCCGGTGGCGTGCGGGTTTCCGGGCCGCGGGACGCGATGGTGAGCCGTGTGGCAATCTGCGGTGGCGCGGGGGATTCGCTGTTTGATGCGGTGCGTGCAGCCAACGCGGATGTTTACGTCACTGCAGACTTGCGCCACCACCCAGCACTCGAAGCCAAAGAGGCGACGCTTGATGGCCGCCCCTACCTCGTGGACGTCTCCCACTTCGCGAGCGAATGGATGTGGCTGCCGGCGGCAGCGCAGTCCTTGATCAATTTTGCAGAAGACTCCGGCTGGGAAGTGGACATCCTGGTCAGCAGCGTGAATTCAGATCCTTGGGACTTCTGCCTCAACGGCTGA
- a CDS encoding zinc ribbon domain-containing protein produces MAKAPVEDQFRLLELQQLDNVLDVAKRTFEQTLKHPDLAAAREKLSEAKTVLDAARAKVAEEAQAEKDLEHEIETIQARINKDQTALDQGNGSASTLTNLQHEIETLRAKKADLESSELEIMDSSEKHHEELKKAEKHFADAEKDLKLTEDNLRITLSEVQERGRHAQEERKRLADTIDSGLLTIYDKIRARNMGLGAARLFQGVSEGSNVRLPPGDLAEIAKAAPDDVVLCPDSGVILVRSEDWE; encoded by the coding sequence ATGGCCAAGGCACCAGTTGAAGACCAATTTAGGCTTCTCGAGCTGCAGCAGCTAGACAACGTTCTCGATGTAGCAAAGCGGACCTTTGAACAGACCCTCAAGCATCCGGACTTGGCCGCCGCTCGCGAAAAGTTGAGCGAAGCGAAAACTGTTTTGGACGCCGCTCGCGCGAAAGTTGCCGAAGAAGCACAAGCGGAAAAGGATCTGGAACATGAGATCGAGACCATCCAAGCTCGCATCAACAAGGATCAGACTGCTCTAGACCAAGGCAACGGTTCTGCATCGACGCTGACCAACTTGCAGCACGAAATCGAGACCCTGCGCGCCAAGAAGGCGGACTTGGAAAGCTCCGAGCTGGAGATCATGGATTCCTCAGAGAAGCATCACGAGGAACTGAAGAAGGCGGAAAAGCATTTCGCGGACGCGGAAAAAGATCTCAAACTCACGGAAGACAACTTGAGGATTACGTTGTCAGAAGTCCAAGAGCGTGGTCGGCATGCTCAAGAAGAACGCAAGCGACTCGCTGACACCATCGACTCCGGCTTGTTGACCATCTATGACAAGATCCGTGCTCGGAACATGGGCTTGGGCGCAGCGCGACTCTTCCAAGGCGTTTCCGAAGGCAGCAATGTGCGATTGCCACCGGGAGATCTGGCCGAAATCGCGAAAGCCGCGCCGGACGACGTCGTTCTCTGCCCAGATTCGGGCGTTATCTTGGTGCGATCTGAAGACTGGGAGTAA
- a CDS encoding peroxide stress protein YaaA, with translation MLILLPPSETKKVATTGQAFEMNELSFPELSAARHRVLEELQEISRHPEALKLLGVGASLEEEVRRNLELHEASAAPAYEIYNGVLYDALSMSSLGPKAKQRVVSSVVVVSALWGAVGFGDRIPAYRLSMGTKLGRIENLSSYWRSEMKESMDRRAVGQLIIDCRSSSYAAAWKAPLEQTVSIGVKQWHDGKLKVITHAAKLTRGELVRELATSRRKEPTTPKELLALVKTVWPDSTLEPATAKAEHKIHIVLPAAE, from the coding sequence GTGCTGATCCTGCTTCCTCCTTCTGAGACCAAGAAAGTCGCCACTACTGGCCAAGCGTTTGAAATGAACGAGCTCTCATTTCCAGAGCTTTCCGCCGCCAGGCATCGCGTCCTTGAAGAACTTCAAGAGATTTCGCGGCACCCGGAAGCACTCAAACTCTTGGGTGTGGGAGCGTCGCTCGAAGAAGAGGTTCGGCGCAATCTTGAGCTGCATGAAGCGTCCGCGGCGCCAGCATATGAGATCTACAACGGCGTTCTCTACGACGCGCTCAGCATGAGTTCGCTGGGTCCGAAAGCTAAACAGCGAGTGGTGAGCAGCGTCGTCGTAGTTTCTGCGCTGTGGGGAGCCGTGGGTTTCGGCGACCGTATCCCGGCGTATCGCCTGTCCATGGGGACGAAATTGGGACGCATCGAAAATCTCTCGAGCTACTGGCGCTCGGAGATGAAGGAATCGATGGATCGCCGGGCCGTAGGACAGCTCATCATTGACTGCCGCTCGAGTTCTTACGCGGCAGCGTGGAAAGCGCCCCTCGAGCAAACAGTGAGCATCGGCGTGAAGCAGTGGCATGACGGAAAGCTCAAGGTCATCACGCACGCCGCCAAGCTCACGCGCGGTGAATTGGTCCGGGAATTAGCAACGTCGCGTCGCAAGGAGCCCACCACGCCGAAGGAACTGTTGGCGCTCGTGAAGACCGTGTGGCCAGACTCCACGTTGGAACCTGCCACGGCAAAAGCCGAGCACAAGATTCACATTGTGCTTCCGGCCGCCGAGTAG
- a CDS encoding glyceraldehyde-3-phosphate dehydrogenase — MTEQSAAALAEWSGREQSAEEMIPVIGRLYRNNNVVSSLYGRKLINKSAVDILKAHRAARRVDNVDLPIADTLALLEGIEKLDVGAASVDLARLNRKFKESGQSDLDAFLKEEFADVAGKKGAHEAEPVDVVLYGFGRIGRLLARILIERGGYGLRLRAVVVRKGSEDDLVKRASLLRRDSVHGPFEGSITVDTENNTMLANGTLIQFIYSNDPTSVDYTEYGIKDAIVVDNTGKWRDAEGLGQHLQAKGVSRVLLTAPGKGDIKNIVHGVNDSDITDDDKILSAASCTTNAITPVLKVLNDEYGVNHGHVETVHSFTNDQNLIDNFHKGTRRGRSAALNMVLTETGAAKAVAKALPEFAGKLTGNAIRVPTPDVSMAILNLNLDKDVTKEELNEYLRTTSLQSELHRQIDYIDSPEVVSTDFVGSRRAGIVDGLATIASGKNAVVYVWYDNEFGYSCQVVRVVETMAGTNAPTFPKA; from the coding sequence ATGACCGAGCAGTCTGCTGCCGCCCTCGCTGAGTGGAGCGGTCGCGAACAAAGCGCTGAAGAGATGATTCCGGTAATCGGCCGTCTTTACCGCAATAACAACGTCGTGTCGTCGCTTTACGGCCGCAAGCTCATCAACAAGTCCGCCGTCGACATCTTGAAGGCCCACCGTGCGGCCCGTCGCGTAGACAACGTTGACTTGCCAATTGCTGACACCCTCGCGCTGCTCGAAGGCATCGAAAAGCTTGATGTTGGAGCTGCTTCTGTTGACTTGGCGCGCTTGAACCGCAAGTTCAAGGAATCCGGTCAGAGCGATCTCGACGCCTTCTTGAAGGAAGAGTTCGCAGATGTCGCTGGTAAGAAGGGCGCTCACGAGGCAGAGCCTGTTGACGTTGTGCTTTACGGCTTTGGTCGTATTGGCCGTCTGCTGGCCCGCATCCTCATCGAGCGCGGCGGCTATGGACTTCGCCTTCGCGCCGTCGTAGTTCGCAAGGGCTCTGAAGATGACCTCGTCAAGCGCGCTTCGTTGCTCCGCCGTGACTCCGTGCATGGTCCTTTCGAGGGCTCCATCACGGTTGACACCGAGAACAACACGATGCTTGCTAACGGCACGTTGATCCAGTTCATCTACTCGAATGATCCAACGTCCGTTGACTACACCGAGTACGGCATCAAGGACGCCATCGTCGTGGACAACACGGGTAAGTGGCGCGACGCAGAAGGACTTGGCCAGCACCTTCAGGCCAAGGGTGTTTCTCGCGTTCTCTTGACTGCTCCAGGTAAGGGCGACATCAAGAACATCGTTCACGGCGTCAACGACTCTGACATCACCGACGATGACAAGATCCTCTCCGCAGCATCTTGCACCACCAACGCCATCACTCCAGTTCTCAAGGTTTTGAACGATGAGTACGGTGTGAACCACGGACACGTGGAAACCGTTCACTCGTTCACGAACGACCAGAACTTGATCGACAACTTCCACAAGGGCACACGTCGCGGCCGCTCCGCAGCACTCAACATGGTGCTCACGGAAACCGGTGCTGCTAAGGCTGTCGCGAAGGCACTTCCTGAGTTCGCCGGCAAGCTCACGGGTAACGCTATTCGCGTACCAACCCCGGACGTTTCCATGGCAATCTTGAACCTCAACTTGGACAAGGACGTCACGAAGGAAGAGCTCAACGAGTACCTTCGCACCACGTCGTTGCAGAGCGAGCTTCACCGCCAGATCGACTACATCGATTCCCCAGAAGTTGTTTCCACTGATTTCGTGGGATCCCGCCGCGCAGGCATTGTTGATGGTCTCGCGACCATTGCCAGTGGCAAGAACGCTGTTGTCTACGTTTGGTACGACAACGAGTTCGGCTACTCCTGCCAGGTAGTTCGCGTCGTTGAGACGATGGCCGGCACTAACGCGCCGACCTTCCCGAAGGCGTAA
- the def gene encoding peptide deformylase — MSIRPVTIYGEPVLHTRAQEVTQFDDELRALIADMFETMDAAHGVGLAAPQIGVGLRIFTYEYENEDGVAPRGVVVNPVLTLSKVSGAAPDPDEEEEGCLSVPGLGFPLKRAEYARVQGFDGNGNPVDFEATGWFARIMQHEFDHLNSTLYVDRLVSPWNRRWAKAKRNLGWGVPNKTWMPGVDPDPFGH, encoded by the coding sequence ATGAGTATTCGTCCCGTCACCATTTACGGCGAGCCTGTTTTGCACACTCGCGCTCAAGAAGTCACCCAATTCGACGACGAGCTGCGTGCCTTGATTGCCGACATGTTCGAGACCATGGACGCCGCCCACGGCGTGGGTCTGGCAGCGCCTCAGATCGGCGTTGGCCTGCGCATCTTCACTTACGAGTATGAGAACGAAGACGGCGTGGCTCCGCGTGGCGTGGTGGTCAACCCGGTGCTGACTCTTTCCAAGGTTTCCGGCGCCGCTCCTGATCCTGACGAGGAAGAAGAAGGCTGCTTGTCCGTCCCTGGCTTAGGCTTCCCCCTCAAGCGTGCAGAATACGCCCGCGTGCAGGGTTTTGACGGTAACGGCAATCCTGTGGACTTCGAGGCAACTGGCTGGTTCGCTCGCATCATGCAGCACGAGTTCGACCACCTCAACAGCACGCTCTACGTTGACCGCTTGGTGAGCCCGTGGAACCGCCGCTGGGCCAAGGCCAAGCGGAATCTCGGCTGGGGCGTCCCCAACAAGACCTGGATGCCTGGCGTCGATCCGGATCCTTTCGGCCACTAA
- a CDS encoding IS1249 family transposase → MPVASHRPRCGVCDCVLVKNGKTSAGRARWRCKSCGASQVRSRSDVTRKSELTQFLTWILGTQSQAAMAGSARGFRKRIQWCWRVEVPPPVPTGVVHHQLMLDGTYFNGWCVLIAYNGKYVVDWQWCDREKKIAWQVLLERIPAPAVAIIDGGTGLRAALKETWPESKVQRCYFHVFQNIRRELTFQPRLPAGKELAALTRVLMKVSTQDEAIAWLREYAAWEAKWDEFLKHRTKAKTGQERPSSVSRNSHWWYTHQRLRRARNVYRRLIQEHCLFTWLDTDLQPDTGEKIHRTTSPLEGGPNKAIKELLRLHRGLPEEHARTAVDWLLESLTEHPRQPWSLVKPEHLNPAQRTKNASMESDESQAPETYSNHFSWEDGNGIQTGWAGRNQP, encoded by the coding sequence GTGCCTGTTGCTTCTCATCGGCCACGTTGTGGTGTATGTGATTGTGTTCTGGTCAAGAACGGTAAGACCTCGGCTGGTCGTGCTCGGTGGCGGTGCAAGTCGTGTGGTGCTTCGCAGGTTCGTTCACGATCTGATGTCACTCGTAAGAGCGAACTGACTCAGTTCTTGACATGGATCCTGGGTACTCAGTCGCAGGCAGCCATGGCAGGTTCAGCGCGTGGTTTCCGGAAGCGTATTCAGTGGTGCTGGCGCGTTGAGGTTCCACCGCCTGTGCCCACCGGCGTAGTGCATCATCAGCTCATGCTTGATGGCACCTATTTCAACGGGTGGTGCGTGCTGATCGCCTATAACGGCAAGTACGTGGTGGATTGGCAATGGTGCGATCGAGAGAAAAAGATCGCCTGGCAAGTCCTACTCGAGCGGATCCCGGCACCGGCGGTGGCGATCATTGATGGTGGTACCGGGCTACGTGCCGCGTTGAAGGAAACGTGGCCGGAGTCGAAAGTTCAACGCTGCTATTTTCATGTGTTCCAGAACATCCGTCGCGAGCTCACCTTCCAGCCACGGCTACCAGCCGGTAAAGAACTCGCAGCCCTGACGAGGGTCTTGATGAAGGTCAGCACCCAAGACGAAGCCATTGCGTGGTTGCGTGAATACGCCGCGTGGGAGGCGAAATGGGACGAGTTCCTCAAGCACCGAACCAAAGCGAAAACCGGTCAGGAACGCCCCTCAAGCGTCTCGAGAAACAGTCACTGGTGGTACACGCATCAACGCTTACGCCGAGCCCGGAACGTGTATCGACGCCTCATCCAAGAACACTGCTTATTCACGTGGTTAGACACTGACCTGCAACCAGACACCGGCGAGAAAATTCACCGGACCACATCCCCGTTAGAAGGCGGACCGAACAAAGCGATCAAAGAGCTCTTACGGCTGCATCGAGGACTCCCCGAAGAGCACGCCAGAACCGCTGTGGACTGGCTCCTCGAATCCCTCACCGAACACCCCAGACAACCCTGGAGCCTCGTGAAACCAGAACACCTCAACCCGGCCCAACGGACCAAAAACGCATCAATGGAAAGCGATGAATCGCAAGCCCCAGAAACCTACAGCAACCACTTCAGCTGGGAAGACGGAAACGGCATCCAAACCGGCTGGGCCGGCAGAAACCAACCATGA
- the orn gene encoding oligoribonuclease, producing MANSSEMLVWIDCEMTGLDAVEDALIEVAVLVTDSELNVMGEGVDVVIKPSAVAIENMDDFVRSMHTSSGLITELEGGISMEEATRQVLDYIKEWVPEPRTAPLAGNSVGQDKLFLTRDLPEVMEHLHYRIVDVSSIKELARRWYPAAYAASPKKTGGHRALGDIQDSIAELAYYRGAIMVPSEDANS from the coding sequence ATGGCCAATTCTTCAGAAATGCTCGTGTGGATCGATTGTGAAATGACTGGACTCGACGCTGTCGAGGACGCCCTGATTGAGGTTGCCGTGTTGGTGACCGATTCAGAGCTCAATGTCATGGGTGAGGGCGTTGACGTGGTGATCAAGCCGTCCGCCGTTGCGATCGAGAACATGGACGATTTCGTCCGCAGCATGCACACCTCCTCCGGTCTCATCACGGAGCTCGAAGGTGGCATCAGCATGGAGGAAGCTACCCGCCAGGTCCTCGATTACATCAAGGAATGGGTTCCGGAGCCTCGCACTGCTCCGCTTGCCGGCAACTCCGTAGGCCAAGACAAGTTGTTCTTGACCCGGGACTTGCCAGAAGTCATGGAGCACCTTCACTACCGAATCGTGGACGTGTCCAGCATCAAGGAACTAGCTCGACGCTGGTACCCGGCCGCTTACGCTGCGTCCCCGAAGAAGACAGGCGGTCACCGCGCGCTCGGCGATATTCAGGATTCCATTGCCGAATTGGCGTACTACCGTGGCGCCATTATGGTGCCCAGTGAGGACGCGAATTCCTGA
- the mptB gene encoding polyprenol phosphomannose-dependent alpha 1,6 mannosyltransferase MptB produces the protein MGTSNGAVARPKLATAGSLRWNIVEGFIGAVLILIGSCGVGWLAIVSPLNRQPWLINLRTETWGVALSTILLTLGCWVLFRAWLRLRQLLSGWPEGSLKAVTLAGGIWTIPMLFCVPIFSRDVFAYIGQGRLVASGQDPYVDGISTLSNWFQLGADPRWAQSETPYGPFFLWIEYLVNQVAGTSPDISVFLYRLVALLGVVLLAIYVPKLAALHGVEGAKAQWITVANPFLLVNFVASAHNDALMVGLAVAATYYAATKRGFLGVVLLTASIGVKLITIVLLPFIGLLWAGAGASWWKKFRYWAYTGLIVLALMTLTGILNGYGFGWLKVMLITGTGYTVFAPLGMLVMFFEGAFNALGLDSSGVLPTIKLIGRLSSVLVVLFVIFRGKHSHLVQRMGIAFAALVVLSPVIQPWYLLWILPFFAVTGIRDDWQMVFTIFTSAFMLAYGAADQIFVWQFLSDSESWIKHMSTLISWAGMAYLAFLDPHTKHMFRGVLPPLRRPKSERPTTIISRDQDS, from the coding sequence TTGGGGACCAGCAATGGCGCAGTGGCTCGCCCGAAATTAGCAACCGCCGGTAGTTTGCGCTGGAACATTGTTGAAGGATTCATCGGCGCAGTCCTCATCTTGATCGGTTCTTGCGGAGTCGGCTGGCTCGCCATCGTTTCGCCGCTCAACCGTCAACCATGGCTCATTAACCTGCGCACCGAAACGTGGGGCGTGGCGCTGTCCACCATTCTGCTCACCCTTGGCTGTTGGGTACTTTTCCGTGCTTGGCTCCGTTTGCGGCAGCTGCTGAGCGGCTGGCCAGAAGGAAGCCTGAAAGCGGTCACTCTTGCGGGCGGCATCTGGACCATACCAATGCTGTTCTGCGTGCCGATCTTCAGCCGCGACGTCTTCGCCTATATCGGTCAGGGTCGCTTGGTGGCCTCCGGGCAAGATCCGTATGTGGACGGCATCTCGACGTTGTCCAACTGGTTCCAGCTCGGGGCCGACCCACGGTGGGCGCAGTCTGAAACTCCGTACGGACCGTTCTTCTTGTGGATCGAATACCTGGTAAATCAGGTGGCCGGTACCTCGCCGGATATTTCCGTCTTCCTGTACCGCCTAGTGGCGCTGCTTGGCGTGGTCCTCTTGGCAATCTACGTGCCGAAGCTCGCGGCCCTGCACGGCGTTGAAGGCGCCAAAGCTCAGTGGATTACGGTGGCGAATCCGTTCTTGCTGGTGAACTTCGTAGCGTCCGCCCACAACGACGCACTCATGGTGGGTCTGGCTGTCGCCGCAACGTACTACGCGGCGACGAAGCGCGGATTCCTCGGTGTGGTGCTGTTGACGGCCTCGATCGGCGTCAAGCTCATCACTATTGTGCTGTTGCCGTTTATTGGACTGTTGTGGGCCGGTGCAGGCGCTAGCTGGTGGAAGAAGTTCCGCTATTGGGCGTACACAGGCCTCATTGTCCTTGCCCTCATGACTCTCACCGGAATTTTGAACGGCTACGGTTTCGGCTGGCTCAAGGTCATGCTGATTACCGGAACTGGTTATACCGTCTTCGCCCCGTTGGGCATGTTGGTGATGTTCTTCGAAGGCGCGTTCAACGCTTTGGGGTTGGACTCGAGCGGTGTCCTTCCCACCATCAAGCTCATCGGCCGCCTCTCTTCAGTCCTCGTTGTGCTGTTCGTAATTTTCCGTGGCAAGCACTCTCACTTGGTGCAGCGCATGGGCATCGCTTTTGCGGCTCTCGTGGTGCTGTCTCCGGTGATTCAGCCGTGGTATTTGCTCTGGATTCTGCCGTTCTTCGCCGTGACCGGGATTCGCGACGACTGGCAAATGGTCTTCACCATCTTCACGAGCGCGTTCATGCTTGCCTACGGCGCGGCTGACCAGATTTTCGTCTGGCAGTTCTTGAGCGATTCCGAGTCCTGGATCAAGCACATGTCCACGCTGATTTCGTGGGCGGGGATGGCGTACCTCGCGTTCCTGGATCCGCATACCAAGCACATGTTCCGAGGGGTCTTGCCGCCGCTGCGCCGGCCTAAATCAGAGCGACCCACCACCATCATTTCGCGCGATCAGGATTCCTGA
- the mptB gene encoding polyprenol phosphomannose-dependent alpha 1,6 mannosyltransferase MptB encodes MPQFLTQLTDALTRAEEWLASRPVFRRIAGGDESHAAVAIAQGIIASIMVTLGSWGVGWLASAQNSLFARTTFLNPLRVEPFGVIACACLLALGSLILVRAWLRLGQRSGKDHQHSVPVIRRAILWWSLPMFFSFPIFSRDVYSYFAQGRLMHSRLNPYENWVSQLPGWFAEGSDGLWAESASPYGPIFLLFAQFVFWISGGIPEIGVLLFRVFAVAGVALCVWVIPLLAERLKSNPGWALWVSVANPLFLLIMIPGVHNDSFMMGAILLAFWYGLRRRHAASVIWALIAIGIKPIVLIGLPFLGLLMAGQGASWGRRIKTWVLLALSVGVGLTIMGAVTRLWFGWIPGMASSGSAAFPFAPIGLVGQGLGWVASLFGLDHAVVAGVFYTLCRVLAVLFILYLALFRNDLHPMLGFALGLSAVVLLAPIIQPWYLLWIVPLFAVYRVYRGLIEELFFLLSAILVLVGVVDQLSVAQWIDLTLVRIITGILGLVYMAVLIFVDPKTRHLFPFNRSSWLQARLSATEERL; translated from the coding sequence ATGCCCCAGTTCCTGACTCAGCTCACTGATGCGCTCACCCGCGCCGAAGAGTGGCTAGCAAGTCGCCCTGTTTTCCGTCGCATTGCAGGTGGCGATGAGTCACATGCGGCCGTCGCGATTGCTCAGGGCATCATCGCTTCGATCATGGTCACGTTGGGCTCGTGGGGCGTTGGCTGGCTTGCTTCTGCGCAGAACTCGCTCTTTGCCCGCACCACGTTCCTGAATCCTCTGCGCGTTGAGCCTTTTGGCGTGATTGCGTGTGCGTGTCTCTTGGCGCTGGGTTCGCTCATTTTGGTTCGCGCGTGGCTACGACTAGGCCAGCGTTCGGGCAAGGATCACCAGCATTCGGTGCCAGTGATTCGCCGGGCGATCCTGTGGTGGTCGCTGCCCATGTTCTTTTCATTCCCAATTTTTTCGCGGGACGTGTACTCGTATTTCGCGCAGGGCCGGCTCATGCACTCGCGTCTCAATCCTTACGAGAATTGGGTGTCCCAGCTGCCGGGTTGGTTCGCGGAGGGTTCGGACGGTCTGTGGGCCGAGTCCGCTAGCCCGTATGGCCCCATCTTCTTGCTGTTCGCTCAGTTCGTCTTCTGGATTTCCGGCGGTATTCCGGAGATCGGCGTCTTGCTGTTCCGCGTCTTCGCAGTTGCTGGCGTGGCGCTGTGCGTCTGGGTAATTCCGCTACTCGCCGAGCGCCTGAAATCCAATCCAGGCTGGGCCCTGTGGGTGAGCGTCGCGAACCCCTTGTTCCTACTCATCATGATTCCCGGCGTCCACAATGACTCCTTCATGATGGGGGCCATTCTGTTGGCATTTTGGTATGGATTACGACGACGCCACGCGGCTTCCGTGATCTGGGCACTGATCGCTATTGGCATCAAGCCGATTGTCTTGATCGGTTTGCCGTTCTTGGGCCTCTTGATGGCTGGACAGGGTGCTTCATGGGGCCGCCGGATCAAGACGTGGGTGCTGTTGGCACTCAGCGTGGGTGTTGGACTCACGATCATGGGAGCCGTGACGCGTCTGTGGTTCGGTTGGATTCCCGGCATGGCGAGCTCCGGCTCCGCAGCCTTTCCTTTTGCACCCATCGGTTTGGTGGGGCAGGGACTGGGCTGGGTGGCATCGCTCTTCGGTCTGGACCATGCCGTGGTGGCTGGCGTGTTCTATACGCTGTGCCGCGTCCTCGCGGTCTTGTTCATCCTGTACTTGGCGCTGTTCCGCAATGATCTGCACCCGATGTTAGGCTTCGCATTAGGGCTGAGCGCAGTGGTGCTACTGGCGCCGATTATTCAGCCTTGGTACTTGCTGTGGATTGTGCCACTCTTTGCCGTGTACCGCGTGTATCGCGGGCTTATTGAAGAGCTTTTCTTCTTGCTATCCGCGATCCTGGTGCTTGTGGGAGTGGTGGATCAGCTCAGCGTTGCACAGTGGATTGACTTGACCCTCGTTCGCATCATTACGGGTATCCTAGGTCTCGTCTACATGGCGGTGTTGATCTTCGTTGATCCGAAGACGCGACATCTGTTCCCGTTCAACCGCTCCTCTTGGCTTCAAGCGCGGCTTAGCGCCACCGAGGAACGCCTCTAG
- a CDS encoding MFS transporter: protein MRFQNEKYRSATPADPTIPIRFEVRAIIAIFTLLGIFFSSWVARLPVVKSDLSVNISQIGLLLFCMAAGTVGGLLVARKVQSSLGAQRGLAWTVLISSLFIFALGAATLWANVILVCIVLFFYGASLSCTDVLMNVEGARIERSLKRTFLPLLHAFYSFGNVVGAGIGWFVGMQHISVFAHFVIIAALGILIAILAVPALNSSHSFTVTPLTLDEHFSAPTPLKRDYSLWMIAMLILFMAFAEGAGNDWIALAAHEGHQRPDADAALVYGAFVGAMMVGRLLGGPFVDLVGRAAALLALTIVGIAGIALFIFSSDVFTLFMSAVMWGLGVSLGFPLGISAAASHPTDSARRVGLVSVFGYASMLTGPPILGLFAHSWGILAGLWLPALSLLLSLIFIPAVGNRRKRQVAAEADETPAP from the coding sequence TTGCGCTTTCAAAATGAGAAATACCGCTCTGCGACACCGGCTGATCCGACCATCCCCATCCGCTTCGAAGTTCGCGCGATCATCGCAATCTTCACGCTGCTTGGCATCTTCTTTAGCTCGTGGGTCGCACGACTTCCAGTCGTCAAGAGTGATTTGTCCGTCAACATCAGCCAAATTGGTCTTCTCTTGTTCTGCATGGCAGCCGGAACTGTTGGCGGCCTCCTAGTCGCCAGAAAAGTGCAGAGTTCCCTTGGTGCCCAGCGTGGACTGGCCTGGACCGTTCTCATCTCTTCACTTTTCATCTTTGCTCTCGGAGCCGCGACGCTCTGGGCCAACGTCATCCTGGTCTGCATTGTGCTGTTCTTTTATGGAGCGAGTCTTAGCTGCACGGACGTCTTGATGAACGTTGAAGGCGCCCGCATTGAACGCAGCCTGAAGCGCACCTTCCTCCCCCTACTCCACGCTTTCTATAGCTTCGGAAACGTCGTTGGCGCTGGAATCGGCTGGTTTGTCGGCATGCAGCACATCAGCGTCTTTGCGCACTTCGTCATCATCGCTGCGCTGGGAATCTTGATTGCGATCTTGGCAGTCCCTGCCCTCAATTCCTCTCATTCATTCACCGTCACTCCCCTGACGCTAGACGAACATTTTTCCGCGCCGACCCCGTTGAAACGCGACTACAGTCTCTGGATGATCGCCATGCTGATTCTCTTCATGGCCTTTGCTGAAGGTGCTGGAAACGACTGGATTGCCCTCGCAGCTCACGAAGGACACCAGCGACCAGACGCTGACGCCGCCCTCGTCTATGGCGCGTTCGTTGGCGCGATGATGGTTGGCAGACTACTCGGTGGGCCTTTTGTGGACCTCGTGGGCCGCGCCGCTGCACTGCTTGCGCTCACGATTGTAGGAATTGCCGGAATTGCTCTGTTCATCTTCTCGAGCGATGTCTTCACGCTCTTCATGAGTGCCGTCATGTGGGGACTCGGAGTCTCGCTTGGCTTCCCGCTCGGGATCTCTGCTGCTGCAAGTCATCCCACCGATTCCGCTCGTCGCGTGGGGCTGGTATCCGTATTCGGATATGCCTCCATGTTGACCGGTCCTCCAATTTTGGGCCTCTTTGCGCATTCTTGGGGAATTCTTGCGGGGCTCTGGCTTCCAGCCTTATCACTGCTCTTGTCCCTAATCTTCATCCCGGCTGTCGGCAATCGGCGAAAGCGCCAAGTCGCTGCCGAAGCAGACGAAACACCAGCACCCTAG